A part of Eubacterium sp. AB3007 genomic DNA contains:
- a CDS encoding polysaccharide biosynthesis protein, whose protein sequence is MSAFSGATLLITGGTGSFGNTVLKHFLETDIGQIRIFSRDEKKQDDMRHELQAKHADYASKVKFYIGDVRDPRSIADAMPGVDFIFHAAALKQVPSCEFFPMQAVKTNVEGTDNMLHAAIEAGVKRVVCLSTDKAAYPINAMGISKAMMEHVITANARVAAERGNTVICCTRYGNVMCSRGSVIPLFVDQIRAGYPITITDPNMTRFLMNLDEAVDLVQFAFEHAMPGDLFVQKADASTIGDLAKAVQQLFGDTGTRIIGTRHGEKLFETLLTTEERLRSEDMGNYFRVSADNRDLNYDKYFIKGQVQIQAEEAYTSHNTIRLDVEGIVKKLLTTDYVQEQLKIE, encoded by the coding sequence ATGAGTGCATTTAGTGGAGCGACATTATTAATTACAGGTGGTACAGGATCATTTGGAAATACTGTTTTAAAGCATTTCTTAGAGACTGACATCGGTCAAATTCGTATTTTTTCGCGTGATGAAAAGAAACAAGATGATATGCGGCATGAGCTACAGGCAAAACATGCTGATTATGCTTCAAAGGTCAAGTTCTACATAGGTGATGTTAGAGATCCAAGAAGTATTGCTGATGCGATGCCAGGAGTTGACTTTATTTTTCATGCTGCAGCTCTTAAACAAGTCCCCTCGTGTGAGTTTTTTCCAATGCAGGCGGTGAAAACAAATGTAGAGGGGACAGATAATATGCTTCACGCAGCTATTGAAGCAGGTGTAAAGAGAGTTGTATGTCTCTCCACAGATAAAGCCGCATATCCGATTAATGCTATGGGGATATCCAAGGCCATGATGGAACATGTGATTACAGCTAATGCTCGTGTTGCTGCCGAGAGAGGTAATACTGTTATCTGTTGCACAAGATATGGAAACGTAATGTGCTCTCGTGGCTCTGTAATACCACTTTTTGTAGATCAGATTCGTGCTGGATATCCAATCACTATTACAGATCCTAATATGACTCGTTTTCTTATGAATCTTGACGAAGCTGTTGATTTAGTGCAATTTGCGTTTGAACATGCTATGCCTGGCGATTTATTTGTTCAAAAAGCTGATGCTTCTACAATTGGAGACCTTGCCAAGGCTGTTCAGCAACTTTTTGGAGACACAGGAACTCGTATTATCGGCACACGTCATGGTGAAAAGCTTTTTGAAACTCTTTTGACGACGGAGGAGAGACTTAGAAGTGAAGATATGGGCAATTACTTTCGCGTATCAGCGGACAATCGTGACCTGAATTACGACAAGTATTTTATAAAAGGACAGGTTCAAATTCAAGCTGAGGAAGCGTATACAAGCCACAACACTATCCGACTAGATGTGGAAGGAATTGTGAAAAAGCTTCTTACCACGGATTATGTTCAAGAGCAGTTGAAAATAGAGTAA
- the yvcK gene encoding uridine diphosphate-N-acetylglucosamine-binding protein YvcK: MKKIVVFGGGSGLLCILSGLKLFPIDVTAIITVSDDGSSTGVLKEELDIPAVGDLGKVLLSMANVDEDFVRLLRYRFDKDGSLHNHPVRNILLAALIDLKGGLTQAAKYMCEILRVKGTVLPLTAEKVDLIGHGEDEECIGEVAVSQNIKDIDYLTYDHPIKVSEEVIQKILDADLIIFSPGSLYTSIIPHLITPDVREALSMAQAPIMYISNLVSQPGETDGYSVSDHVKVLDRYLGQRKTDYVIANNGVVDLDVSDVYRTKEHKSVVELDRAEVEALGAEIIADDLIRIENGSIRHDELKQHIWCSLE, from the coding sequence ATGAAAAAGATTGTAGTTTTCGGTGGCGGCTCTGGACTATTATGTATCTTGTCGGGTTTGAAACTGTTCCCGATAGATGTAACGGCCATAATCACGGTCAGTGATGATGGGAGCAGCACTGGTGTTTTGAAAGAAGAATTGGATATTCCCGCAGTAGGAGATTTGGGTAAGGTCCTGCTTTCCATGGCAAACGTGGATGAGGACTTTGTTCGGTTGCTTCGTTATCGTTTCGACAAGGATGGATCCTTGCATAATCACCCGGTTCGGAACATTTTGTTAGCTGCATTGATAGACCTGAAGGGTGGCCTGACTCAAGCTGCTAAGTACATGTGTGAAATCCTGAGGGTCAAGGGTACTGTACTTCCTTTGACAGCTGAGAAAGTGGATCTGATTGGGCATGGAGAGGACGAGGAATGCATCGGAGAGGTTGCAGTCAGCCAGAACATCAAGGACATTGATTACCTCACATATGATCATCCCATTAAGGTATCGGAAGAGGTAATACAGAAGATCCTGGATGCTGATTTGATTATCTTCAGTCCAGGCAGTTTGTATACGAGTATTATTCCGCATCTGATCACACCAGATGTTCGGGAGGCGCTGAGTATGGCGCAGGCACCTATCATGTATATCTCGAATCTTGTGTCACAGCCAGGGGAAACGGATGGATATTCGGTCAGTGATCATGTTAAGGTGCTGGATCGATATCTTGGTCAGCGAAAAACTGATTATGTAATAGCCAATAATGGTGTGGTTGACTTGGACGTTTCCGATGTTTACCGAACTAAGGAACATAAATCAGTTGTCGAGTTGGATCGGGCAGAGGTGGAAGCGTTAGGCGCGGAAATCATCGCAGATGATCTGATCCGGATCGAGAATGGCAGCATCAGACATGATGAACTGAAACAGCATATCTGGTGTTCTCTTGAATGA
- the istA gene encoding IS21 family transposase has protein sequence MVNYREILRLLDLGYTQRDIARSIHCSRNTVRDVQYLSKELGIRWPLDDNVTNMDIAKLFHPDLYGTAISHKEPDYAYMHAELAKKGVNLTLLWSEYCAECYTNGDNPYMYTQFCEKYRQWAKLSKATMRIKHKPGDVMQVDWAGATIPIYDQADGESPAYIFVAVLPCSCYAYVEACPDMKSESWLLCHVHAYSYFGGVTRLLIPDNLRTGVTSNTRYETLINKSYYEVAEYYDTAIVPARVEHPKDKSLAEGTVKFVSTWIIAALRNRKFFTISEVQQAVSEKLEELNHIPFKKRKGNRHSAYIEEERDFMKQLPLTPYEPAVWSTAKVPLDYLISDGKNKYSVPYDLIGKDVDIRLTRRIVEVFFGGSRVALHPRQQSQLRDPIVIPEHMPEAHRKYLSYNADNFSLWAQSIGQNTSEVVRFFLESGKEPEQGFKFCASLTKLGEKYGHSKLEKACEQVLKYAKEPNIRIITAVLKGTLSPRETAGRKSGNSDGHHGITRGAAYFSRKEDDDDE, from the coding sequence ATGGTAAATTATCGAGAAATCCTAAGGTTATTAGACCTTGGGTACACACAGCGGGATATCGCCCGCAGCATCCATTGTTCGCGCAATACTGTCCGGGATGTCCAGTATCTGTCCAAAGAACTTGGCATCAGATGGCCGCTCGATGACAATGTGACGAACATGGATATCGCCAAACTGTTCCATCCGGATCTGTATGGCACTGCCATTTCTCACAAGGAACCCGACTATGCTTACATGCATGCAGAACTTGCGAAGAAAGGCGTGAATCTCACTCTCCTTTGGAGTGAGTACTGTGCAGAATGCTACACAAACGGTGATAATCCGTACATGTATACGCAGTTCTGCGAAAAATACCGTCAGTGGGCAAAGCTCAGCAAAGCAACCATGCGGATCAAGCACAAACCCGGTGACGTGATGCAGGTGGACTGGGCTGGTGCGACCATCCCGATCTATGATCAGGCGGATGGCGAATCGCCCGCATACATATTTGTAGCAGTACTGCCCTGCAGCTGTTATGCATATGTTGAGGCCTGCCCGGACATGAAGTCCGAATCATGGCTGTTATGTCATGTACATGCGTATTCGTATTTTGGCGGAGTTACCCGGCTTCTTATTCCGGACAATCTCCGGACTGGAGTGACCAGCAACACAAGATACGAAACGCTCATCAACAAAAGCTATTACGAAGTCGCCGAATACTACGACACAGCTATCGTCCCTGCCCGGGTAGAGCACCCGAAGGACAAGAGCCTGGCAGAAGGAACCGTAAAGTTCGTTTCTACGTGGATCATCGCAGCACTTCGAAACCGAAAGTTCTTCACGATCAGTGAAGTGCAGCAGGCGGTCAGTGAGAAGCTCGAAGAGCTGAATCACATTCCGTTCAAAAAACGGAAAGGAAACCGCCATAGCGCATACATCGAAGAAGAACGCGATTTCATGAAGCAGCTTCCTTTGACTCCGTATGAACCGGCAGTCTGGTCCACTGCAAAGGTTCCCCTTGATTATCTCATTTCTGACGGAAAAAACAAGTATTCCGTCCCGTATGATCTGATCGGCAAGGACGTAGATATCCGGCTGACAAGGCGCATCGTCGAAGTCTTCTTTGGCGGCAGCCGTGTCGCTCTGCATCCGCGTCAGCAGTCACAGCTTCGTGATCCGATCGTGATCCCGGAGCATATGCCGGAAGCACATCGGAAATATCTATCATACAATGCGGATAATTTTTCCCTTTGGGCCCAGTCCATTGGGCAGAACACATCCGAGGTGGTGCGATTTTTCCTTGAGTCAGGCAAGGAACCTGAACAGGGATTCAAGTTTTGCGCCAGCCTGACAAAACTCGGCGAGAAGTATGGCCATTCAAAACTGGAAAAGGCCTGTGAGCAGGTCTTGAAATACGCAAAGGAGCCTAACATCAGGATCATCACCGCAGTTCTCAAGGGCACACTTAGTCCAAGGGAAACTGCTGGTCGTAAATCAGGTAACAGCGATGGCCACCATGGCATCACACGTGGTGCCGCATACTTCTCAAGGAAGGAGGATGATGACGATGAGTAA
- a CDS encoding ATP-binding protein: MSNQSTIELLREMKFSAMASEFIAQLEDPSSYKELDFEERFSLLVDAEWNRRRNNKLKRLIKSARFSAPSASIEEIEYHADRKLNKSEITRFATCQFIDDHHHIILEGAAGNGKTYIACALGNAACRKFRSVRYIRMPELLDELSVARSLGTFKKAIKAFKKADLLILDEWLIRTLAPKEAYDLLEIIESRCESGSMIFCTQYEPAGWYERINPDPDNDSPISDAIMDRIVHNSYEVMIAGRISMRERHGLKASRKEAADDE, from the coding sequence ATGAGTAATCAGTCGACCATTGAACTCCTTCGCGAGATGAAATTTTCTGCAATGGCTTCCGAGTTCATTGCACAGCTCGAGGATCCATCCTCCTACAAGGAGCTCGACTTTGAAGAGAGATTTTCTCTTCTGGTCGATGCCGAATGGAACCGACGGCGCAACAACAAACTGAAACGTCTGATCAAGTCCGCCAGGTTCTCTGCCCCCAGTGCTTCGATCGAAGAGATCGAGTACCATGCAGACAGGAAACTCAACAAGTCTGAGATTACTCGTTTCGCCACCTGCCAGTTTATTGATGATCACCATCACATCATACTGGAAGGTGCCGCAGGCAACGGTAAAACGTACATTGCATGTGCTTTAGGCAATGCCGCCTGCCGGAAGTTCAGATCCGTGCGCTACATACGTATGCCGGAGCTTCTGGATGAACTGAGTGTCGCCAGAAGTCTGGGAACTTTCAAGAAAGCCATCAAAGCCTTCAAGAAAGCGGATCTGCTGATACTCGACGAGTGGCTGATCCGAACACTGGCTCCGAAGGAAGCATACGACCTGCTTGAGATCATTGAATCCCGTTGTGAAAGCGGATCAATGATATTCTGCACTCAATACGAGCCTGCCGGCTGGTACGAGCGCATCAATCCGGACCCGGACAATGACAGTCCGATCTCGGATGCAATCATGGACAGGATCGTGCACAATTCTTACGAGGTCATGATCGCCGGCCGCATCTCCATGAGAGAGCGCCATGGGCTCAAAGCCTCGAGGAAGGAGGCCGCCGATGATGAATAA
- a CDS encoding transposase has product MSDYKQIRQRFLDGESQRSIARSMGISRNTVKKYCEGEKVPWERKTPERKASVLTEDVLSFICSCLEEDRAEGVKKQKHTARKIYDRLVEEKGFRGGESTVRRAVRDIRGKMPKAFIPLQFDPADAMQVDWGTATVYLDDVRTVVNLFCARLCYSCRPVVLAYRKQNEESFLDAFVKTFHVFGGSTSRVIFDNGKVAVKDDFGKQAKL; this is encoded by the coding sequence ATGAGCGATTACAAACAGATCCGACAGCGGTTCCTCGATGGCGAGAGCCAACGAAGCATCGCCAGATCCATGGGGATCTCTCGCAATACGGTTAAAAAGTATTGTGAGGGAGAAAAGGTCCCATGGGAGCGTAAAACTCCAGAGCGTAAGGCTTCTGTCCTTACAGAGGACGTTCTTTCCTTCATCTGCTCATGCCTTGAGGAAGACCGAGCAGAAGGAGTAAAGAAACAGAAGCACACAGCCAGAAAGATATACGACCGTCTCGTCGAGGAGAAAGGATTCCGGGGCGGGGAATCCACGGTCAGACGCGCAGTCCGTGATATACGCGGTAAGATGCCAAAAGCATTCATACCGCTCCAATTTGATCCTGCCGATGCCATGCAGGTCGACTGGGGTACGGCAACAGTTTACCTGGATGATGTAAGAACTGTGGTCAACCTGTTCTGCGCACGGCTATGCTACAGTTGTCGTCCTGTCGTGCTCGCATACAGAAAACAGAATGAAGAAAGTTTCCTGGACGCGTTTGTAAAGACCTTCCATGTGTTTGGCGGCTCGACGTCGAGAGTCATCTTCGATAACGGAAAAGTTGCTGTAAAAGATGACTTCGGCAAACAAGCCAAATTGTAG
- a CDS encoding sugar nucleotide-binding protein — protein MKFLVLGCNGMAGHLISLYLKERGHEVLGFALSKSMLVDSVVGDAQDATFMKELVGINKFDTVINCIGLLNKSCDEHQESAVYLNSYFPHQLAKLTEGTHTQVIHMSTDCVFSGKRGQYKENDFKDGMTFYDRTKALGEIENDKDLTMRQSIVGPDINQNGIGLMNWFMQQHGEVTGYTSAIWTGQTTLQLAKTMEAAAKERVYGLYNMVPDTTISKHDLISLFNKYLRNGKIKIIPVDKMAADKSLKRTRWAFNYKIPDYESMIAELADWMKEHKALYPHYNL, from the coding sequence ATGAAATTCTTAGTACTCGGCTGTAATGGTATGGCTGGTCATCTGATTAGCCTTTATTTGAAGGAACGAGGTCATGAGGTCCTTGGCTTTGCCCTTTCCAAGTCTATGCTTGTTGATTCTGTGGTAGGAGATGCACAGGATGCGACATTCATGAAGGAACTTGTAGGAATCAATAAGTTCGATACTGTTATAAATTGCATCGGACTTCTCAATAAATCATGTGATGAACATCAAGAAAGTGCCGTATATCTAAACTCATATTTTCCTCACCAATTGGCGAAACTCACAGAAGGCACGCATACACAGGTTATCCATATGAGCACAGACTGTGTGTTCAGTGGTAAAAGAGGTCAGTACAAAGAGAACGACTTCAAGGATGGTATGACATTCTATGATCGTACAAAAGCCCTAGGTGAAATTGAGAATGATAAAGACTTGACCATGCGGCAGTCCATTGTGGGCCCGGACATAAATCAGAATGGCATTGGTCTGATGAACTGGTTTATGCAACAGCACGGAGAAGTAACAGGTTATACTAGTGCAATATGGACAGGGCAGACTACTCTTCAGCTCGCCAAAACCATGGAAGCGGCAGCGAAAGAAAGAGTATATGGACTTTATAATATGGTTCCAGATACAACCATATCTAAGCATGATTTGATTAGTTTATTCAATAAATATCTTCGTAATGGGAAGATTAAAATCATTCCCGTTGATAAGATGGCGGCTGATAAAAGTTTGAAACGTACACGTTGGGCTTTCAACTACAAGATTCCAGATTATGAGAGTATGATAGCGGAGCTGGCAGATTGGATGAAGGAACATAAAGCACTGTATCCACATTATAATTTGTGA
- the istA gene encoding IS21 family transposase, giving the protein MSDYKQIRQRFLDGESQRSIARSMGISRNTVKKYCEGEKVPWERKTPERKASVLTEDVLSFICSCLEEDRAEGLKKQKHTARKIYDRLVEEKGFRGGESTVRRAVRDIRGKMPKAFIPLQFDPADAMQVDWGTATVYLDDVRTVVNLFCARLCYSCRPVVLAYRKQNEESFLDAFVKTFHVFGGSTSRVIFDNGKVAVKDGFGKQAKLQDGYSMLSSHYGFDAVFCNPAEGHEKGLVEGLVGWARRNICVPVPRVKSIGELTQLLLARCLRYEDHTIRGRHASVGELFREEQVLLHDLPQYVFETAKCVSSRVNAFSTVRFKTNTYSVPVRYVGHPVSIKGYPETIEIYCNGELISTHARLTGKEQSSYHLSDYLPLLKQRPRAIFDAAPVKQNIPPEVLDQLRSEKGRDNVIDLLEFMANSHAESNDISDPVLVRSVDLHEYDALSIGKEVN; this is encoded by the coding sequence ATGAGCGATTACAAACAGATCCGACAGCGGTTCCTCGATGGCGAGAGCCAACGAAGCATCGCCAGATCCATGGGGATCTCTCGCAATACGGTTAAAAAGTATTGTGAGGGAGAAAAGGTCCCATGGGAGCGTAAAACTCCAGAGCGTAAGGCTTCTGTCCTTACAGAGGACGTTCTTTCCTTCATCTGCTCATGCCTTGAGGAAGACCGAGCAGAAGGATTAAAGAAACAGAAGCACACAGCCCGAAAGATATACGACCGTCTCGTCGAGGAGAAAGGATTCCGGGGCGGGGAATCCACGGTCAGACGCGCAGTCCGTGATATACGCGGTAAGATGCCAAAAGCATTCATACCGCTCCAGTTTGATCCTGCCGATGCCATGCAGGTCGACTGGGGTACGGCAACAGTTTACCTGGATGATGTAAGAACTGTGGTCAACCTGTTCTGCGCACGGCTATGCTACAGTTGTCGTCCTGTCGTGCTCGCATACAGAAAACAGAATGAAGAAAGTTTCCTGGACGCGTTTGTAAAGACCTTCCATGTGTTTGGCGGCTCGACGTCGAGAGTCATCTTCGATAACGGAAAAGTTGCTGTAAAAGATGGCTTCGGCAAACAAGCCAAATTGCAGGATGGATACTCCATGCTCAGCTCACACTACGGGTTCGATGCCGTGTTCTGTAATCCTGCAGAAGGGCACGAAAAGGGCCTTGTAGAAGGCCTCGTCGGATGGGCACGCCGCAATATATGCGTCCCTGTACCAAGGGTAAAGTCCATCGGCGAATTGACCCAACTGCTCCTGGCACGGTGTCTTCGATATGAAGATCACACCATTCGTGGCAGACATGCCTCTGTAGGCGAACTGTTCCGGGAAGAACAGGTCCTTCTGCATGACCTGCCGCAATATGTATTTGAAACTGCGAAATGCGTCTCTTCGCGTGTGAATGCATTTTCTACAGTACGTTTCAAAACGAACACCTACTCTGTTCCGGTCAGATATGTAGGACATCCGGTCAGCATCAAAGGATACCCGGAAACGATCGAGATCTATTGCAATGGCGAATTGATCTCTACACATGCAAGACTTACAGGCAAGGAACAGTCATCATATCACCTGAGTGATTACCTGCCGCTGCTAAAGCAACGACCGCGTGCGATATTCGATGCGGCTCCGGTGAAGCAGAACATTCCTCCCGAAGTCCTGGATCAGTTGCGATCCGAGAAAGGTCGTGACAATGTCATCGATCTGCTGGAATTCATGGCTAACAGTCATGCTGAAAGCAATGACATATCCGATCCCGTGCTCGTCCGGAGTGTTGACCTCCATGAATATGATGCTCTCAGCATCGGAAAGGAGGTGAACTGA
- a CDS encoding sugar nucleotidyltransferase yields the protein MAGALTLGEDFIGDEPVCLVLGDNIFYGPRMRQKLRNVADGLREGATIFGYYVEDPRPYGVVEFDDNGKAISLEEKPRQPKSNYVVPGLYFYDNNVVDIVRELEAEDLGRPEENGMEITAVNNAYLEKGLLRVVPMGDEYSWFDAGTEESLYYAAGEIRAAQRSGKIIACLEEIAFRNKWIGLEELKGAAESLKGTAYGRYLEEVVGWREE from the coding sequence ATCGCGGGTGCACTGACTTTGGGCGAGGATTTCATCGGGGATGAACCGGTGTGCCTGGTGCTGGGAGATAACATCTTCTATGGACCCCGGATGAGGCAGAAGCTGCGGAACGTGGCGGATGGCCTGAGAGAAGGAGCAACGATTTTTGGGTACTATGTGGAGGATCCGAGGCCTTACGGCGTGGTGGAGTTCGATGATAACGGCAAGGCAATCTCGCTGGAAGAAAAGCCTCGGCAGCCGAAGTCGAATTATGTCGTGCCGGGACTGTATTTCTATGATAATAACGTAGTGGATATCGTCAGGGAGCTGGAGGCTGAAGACCTGGGGAGGCCTGAAGAGAATGGAATGGAGATCACTGCGGTCAATAATGCTTATCTGGAGAAGGGGCTTTTGAGAGTGGTGCCTATGGGGGATGAGTATTCCTGGTTCGATGCAGGGACTGAGGAGAGCCTGTATTATGCGGCCGGAGAGATCCGCGCAGCGCAGCGGAGCGGGAAGATCATTGCGTGCCTGGAGGAGATCGCGTTCCGGAATAAGTGGATCGGTCTGGAGGAACTGAAGGGTGCTGCGGAGAGCCTGAAGGGGACCGCGTATGGAAGGTATCTGGAAGAAGTAGTGGGGTGGAGAGAAGAGTAG
- a CDS encoding VanZ family protein → MRKTIIHRPQFHILLTILVMALIFIQSALPGDLSAEVSNSSVQPIVQLTDGDLFTIDRLVRKLAHFAEYLVLGLCLMVNVLDLRKSREGQRTRGRRRSVIADCGIAWAVGTIYAVTDEFHQTLVPGRSGEVLDVCIDAAGVLCGVVVMSIIAERRRDKKGDD, encoded by the coding sequence ATGAGAAAAACAATTATCCACCGCCCACAATTCCATATCCTCTTAACCATCCTGGTCATGGCCCTGATTTTCATCCAGTCGGCTTTGCCGGGAGACCTGTCTGCGGAAGTCAGCAACAGCAGTGTCCAGCCCATCGTGCAACTTACGGATGGAGATCTGTTTACTATCGACCGGTTGGTGAGGAAACTGGCACATTTTGCAGAATACCTGGTGCTTGGGCTTTGTTTGATGGTGAATGTCCTGGACCTGCGGAAGAGCAGGGAAGGTCAGAGGACCCGGGGACGGCGCAGGAGCGTGATCGCAGACTGCGGGATTGCCTGGGCCGTTGGGACTATTTATGCCGTGACGGATGAGTTCCATCAGACCCTGGTGCCGGGCCGAAGCGGCGAGGTGCTGGATGTCTGCATCGATGCCGCGGGGGTGCTGTGCGGCGTGGTAGTTATGAGTATTATTGCCGAGAGGCGGAGAGACAAGAAAGGAGACGATTAG
- the istB gene encoding IS21-like element helper ATPase IstB has translation MIDALDEQIKLLSKQLKVPTFARYRKIQEHAGPGSSFGELLLELMYAEREQRQENNNRKRLKQARFPYTKTIDELDLSRYDGKISDLFLSELASCRFIDEKKNLVMIGNPGRGKTHMAIGIGLKACANGKSVLFKNAASLSTELSEAKDNYALGKLEKKIQKVDLLIIDEMGYVSFDRFQSELLFKVIADRSELGSTIVTTNLAFSEWTTLFENTGLVAALVDRLTFKSYVLDMNGNSYRLDHSKAGV, from the coding sequence ATGATCGACGCATTAGATGAACAGATCAAACTGCTTTCTAAACAACTTAAAGTGCCGACATTTGCAAGATATCGCAAGATCCAGGAGCATGCAGGTCCTGGCAGTTCCTTCGGTGAACTTCTCCTGGAATTGATGTATGCCGAACGGGAACAACGCCAGGAAAACAACAATCGCAAAAGATTGAAACAGGCCAGATTCCCATATACAAAGACGATCGATGAACTGGATCTTTCCCGATATGACGGTAAAATATCCGACTTGTTTCTCAGTGAACTTGCCAGCTGCAGGTTCATTGATGAGAAGAAAAATCTCGTCATGATCGGCAATCCCGGGAGGGGCAAGACCCATATGGCTATCGGCATCGGGCTCAAGGCATGTGCCAATGGGAAAAGTGTCTTGTTTAAAAATGCTGCATCCCTTTCAACTGAGCTGTCAGAAGCCAAAGACAACTACGCTTTGGGCAAACTAGAAAAGAAGATCCAGAAAGTCGACCTTCTGATCATCGATGAAATGGGGTATGTAAGTTTTGACCGTTTTCAGTCAGAACTGCTGTTTAAAGTTATTGCTGACAGAAGTGAGCTTGGCAGTACCATTGTCACTACGAATCTTGCTTTTTCAGAGTGGACAACACTCTTTGAAAACACAGGGCTTGTAGCAGCGTTGGTAGACCGCCTTACGTTCAAGTCATATGTACTCGACATGAACGGGAACTCTTATCGGCTTGACCATTCAAAAGCCGGGGTTTAA
- the wecB gene encoding non-hydrolyzing UDP-N-acetylglucosamine 2-epimerase — MEIRKLRLMTIVGTRPEIIKMSGIIKKADKYFEQILVHTGQNYDYELNKVFFDDLGIRKPDYYLGVVGENLGQTMGNVISKSYELMEKVKPDALIVLGDTNSCLCVISAKRLKIPVFHMEAGNRCKDENLPEEVIRRVIDVTCDINLCYSEHARRYILDTGVKPEYTFVVGSPMVEVLDNFKDKIEASNVLERLGLDAGKYILLSAHREENIDIESNFMSLMTAVNAMANNYDMPILYSCHPRSKKYIEARGFRFDKRVIQHKPLGFFDYNKLQQNAFCVVSDSGTLPEEGAYFKFPAVSIRTSTERPEAMDKGVFTIGSITTEQVLQAVDLAVSMHANGDDSVDVPAYVDNNVSTKVIKIIQSYVGIVNKMIWRKS, encoded by the coding sequence ATGGAGATAAGAAAGTTGCGCTTGATGACAATTGTGGGTACTCGCCCAGAAATCATCAAAATGTCGGGAATCATAAAAAAAGCAGATAAGTACTTTGAGCAGATTCTTGTCCATACGGGACAGAATTATGACTACGAATTGAATAAGGTGTTCTTTGACGATCTTGGCATTCGTAAACCCGATTATTATCTTGGAGTTGTTGGAGAGAACCTAGGTCAAACGATGGGTAATGTTATTTCTAAATCATATGAGCTAATGGAGAAGGTGAAACCAGATGCGTTAATTGTTCTTGGAGATACAAACTCCTGCCTTTGTGTTATCTCGGCAAAACGCCTTAAGATTCCCGTATTTCATATGGAAGCCGGTAACCGATGTAAGGATGAGAATCTTCCGGAGGAAGTTATCCGTAGGGTAATCGATGTTACATGTGATATCAATCTTTGTTATTCAGAACATGCAAGACGATATATCCTCGATACTGGTGTAAAACCAGAATACACCTTTGTGGTCGGTTCACCGATGGTAGAGGTTCTTGACAATTTCAAAGATAAAATCGAAGCCAGTAATGTGTTGGAGAGATTGGGACTTGATGCTGGGAAATATATCCTTCTTTCCGCTCATCGAGAAGAAAACATTGATATTGAGTCAAACTTCATGTCTCTTATGACTGCTGTCAACGCAATGGCAAATAATTATGATATGCCTATCTTGTACTCTTGCCATCCGAGAAGTAAGAAGTACATAGAGGCAAGAGGTTTCAGGTTTGATAAAAGAGTTATTCAGCATAAGCCTCTTGGATTCTTTGATTATAACAAGCTTCAACAAAATGCTTTTTGTGTAGTAAGCGATAGTGGAACTCTCCCAGAAGAGGGAGCATATTTCAAGTTTCCCGCTGTGTCCATTCGAACAAGTACAGAACGCCCGGAAGCCATGGATAAGGGTGTCTTTACTATCGGAAGCATTACAACCGAGCAGGTACTCCAAGCGGTCGATCTAGCTGTCTCAATGCATGCTAACGGTGATGATTCGGTAGATGTACCCGCATATGTGGATAATAACGTCAGTACTAAGGTAATCAAAATCATACAGAGCTATGTGGGAATAGTTAATAAGATGATTTGGAGAAAATCATGA